From the genome of Nocardia mangyaensis:
GCATGTCGGGCGGATCCGGCCTGCTCGCGGTGATGGCGGACTGCGAGCGCGGGCTCGGCAGGCCGGAACGAGCCATCGAGCTCGGTCGCAGCGAAGAAGCGCAGCGGCTCTCCGGTGACGAGGCCACCGAACTGCGGATCGTCGTCGCGGGCGCCCGGATGGACTTGGGCCAGTTCGACCAGGCCGTGGTGACGCTGCAGACCTCGGATCTGGACCCGGCGCGCACCGGCTCGGCCGCCGCGCGCCTGTTCTACGCCTACGCCGACGCCTTGGTGGCGGCGGGCCGTACCGACGAGGGCCTGCAGTGGTTTCTCAATGCCGCGGCCGCCGACCTCGACGGCGAAACCGACGCCGAGGACCGCGCCACCGAACTCACCGGCGACGCGCAATAGCGGCTTCGACGAGACAGCAGGACGGCCGCCGGTCGGGAACCGTAGTGGGAGTCCCGACCGGCGGCCGTTCCGCGTTGTCCGCTCAGAAGGCGCCGAACAGTGGTCCGGTGAGGCCGAGTGCGACCTGCTGGGTGGTGTTCACCAGGTAGAACAGGATCAGCGCGCCGCCGATGATGGCGAGGTTCTTGTTGAAGCTGATCAGCTCGGTCTGCTTGACCTGCGGGTCGGTCTCTTTCCAGAACGCGTGCATGAGCACACTCACGGGTACCAGGAACACGACCAGCAGCAGCGCGCCGAGGTCGATCCAGACACCGAGGACGAGCGAGAGCGCGGCGAGCACCGCGATCACGCCGCTGGCGAGCACACCCGCCTTCGCGGCCGGAACTCCCTTGGCCGCGGCGTATTGGGCCATACCGTCGGCCTGGGTGAA
Proteins encoded in this window:
- a CDS encoding DoxX family protein, with translation MDIVFLVGRILLAAIFAFSALGHFTQADGMAQYAAAKGVPAAKAGVLASGVIAVLAALSLVLGVWIDLGALLLVVFLVPVSVLMHAFWKETDPQVKQTELISFNKNLAIIGGALILFYLVNTTQQVALGLTGPLFGAF